From a region of the Rhizophagus irregularis chromosome 3, complete sequence genome:
- a CDS encoding mitochondrial 37S ribosomal protein uS19m — protein MQPTLSLLSRSVWKGPFFVKFPGLRQAQANNVPIKTQARSCTILPAFVGLKFLVHNGKDYIPVTITEEMVGHKLGEFSPTRKKFTFRKTKNK, from the exons atgcAACCTACTCTTAGTTTGTTAAGTCGTTCGGTTTGGAAAG gtcctttttttgtaaaatttcctG GGTTACGTCAGGCTCAGGCAAATAACGTTCCGATAAAAACCCAAGCAAGATCATGTACAATCTTACCAGCATTTGTTGGATTAAAGTTTTTGGTACATAATGGTAAAGATTACATACCTGTTACAATTACGGAAGAGATGGTTGGTCATAAATTAGGAGAATTTTCCCCTACTAGAAAGAAATTTACTTTTAGAAagactaaaaataaataa